The region CAAGAACCCAGGTATTGGGTGACTTCTGAACATGCTttgttggtggtgtttgttcGTGTTCGTTTAGGGCAAGCCACACCAGAGAGGTTTCTCAGCTGCGTGGGAAAGTCTCTCAGCTGCAGACAGAGATGGACGTATTGAAGAGACAGCTGACAACGGAACGCTTTGAGAGGCaagtcacacttttttttttttttttttcccagcccCAGCCTGCTGTGAGTGCAAGATGTTGATTATTCTGATTGAGTGTTTGatcctccccacacacacagggagagagccGTTCAGGAGATGCGGAGACAGGGTGTGTCCTTCACCTCACTGCATAGCTCCTCCCCCCTCAGTACTTCTCTCAGTCCCCGCCCCCTCTCCCCTGAACGTTCCGGTTTGCGCACACCAGAAAGCTCTACAGAAAAATCCCAAGAAAAGTAAGTCTTTGTGTGCAGGTATGTGGGCTATGGGTTAATTTTATACAAATGAATGTACGTAAAAATGTATTGAGCTGGAAAGCTTAAGTCAATATTTGCCAAGAATTTATCAGCTAGACATTTGTGACAGTAATGCAGTGTTAAATCTACAAAGGCACACAGTGCTAATGAACTCCTTCAATAACTGCACTTGCTCTCCACAGTGCCCAGGTATGTGAAACATCCTCCTATAGAACAGAACAGTGCTTTATCTGCATGGTCTCTGAGGAAAGGCATAGAAACCGCTTATCTTAAATATGAGGGGTGGTTTGAGGAGACATCTTAAAAGGTGCCTTTTGCTGCCACTTTAGAGATGTAAGGGCTGTGACCATATAGCGCCATGTACTTTCTTTCCATTAGTGTAGTCAACTCTTATTACTCAAATCCTGCTTTCTGtctgaataaaaaatgtaaaaagccaTGTTTACATTCAAATATTGTGCTGAATTTAAACCCACTTGTCACCAGGCAAATATATGGAAACTTGTGGAAAAAAGACCTTTAGAATAAGTTACTACCTTTTAGAATAATCAATACAGGACATAGAAAACAATACAGGACATAGAAACAGACTGTATGAACAGTtctggtttatttattatttcactgAATAGCTTCATTTCTCATTACAAAGGAAAAAGTACTGGCTGTTACTATGACACTGGAACTGTTCTGGCACCTTGGTTTGGTTTAATGATACCAGTGGAAATAGCTGATCAGTAATATGAATTCATTTCTTTGCATTTATGTAAGTTATTCAGCAAAAAATGCAGCTCCCCCATCAgccaataataattttattttagcttttcGTACcaatcttttgtttgttgttgtcttatgatgtacataaacacatggaTTACATGAATAGGTAAATTGTAAGCTCTGGTCGGGGAAAAGCCAACACTTAGGTTTTAACTTAATTTGTTAACTTTAAATGCAGTATATGATCACAGCACCCTCAGTGACATCACAACCTTCTTCTGCCAGTAGCCAGCCACTGtcaatgaaacagcattttgtaGCTGATTAGAATTCCAAGACAGCAGAAGTTTACTAGCATCAAATAATACTTTAATGTCCTGCGTTTCCACATCATTATTCTAaattagatacacacacactatatggcCAGAGTATGTGGACACTCATCCTGATTACTGATTTCAGATGTTTCAGCCACATTTTATATACCAACAGGTGTATTAAAGAACACATCGCTGTGCACTCTTCATGGACGAGCATGGGCAGTAGAATGTGTAATACTGAAGAGCTCAAAGACTTTAAACATGGCACTATCATAGGTGCCACCTTTGCCACAAGTCAAGTTCATGGAATTTCGCTGTGCTGGGTCTGCCCAAGTCAGACGTGCTCTTATTATGAAAGGGAAGTGTCCAGGGGCAACAACAGCTCAGTTCCAAAGCGGAAGACCCCCAGCAGGGGCTGCTGTGTGCTGAAGCATTTGgcatgtaaaaataaacttgtAAACGTTCCAAACTACTTCTGtaaacatcagcacaagaactgtgcGGCAGTAGCTTCAGGAAATGGGTTTCCACGGTCGAACAGCTGTACACAAGCCTCAGATCCCTGTGCACACCACCATGCATGCGGGGGGGGGGACGGCCAGTGgtctctggagcagtggaaacattCTTTGGAGTAATGAATCACGCTTTGCTATCTGACAGGCTGATGAGTTGGGTGCTAACAGTAACGTTTCAAGGAGCAGGGATAATGATATGGGACTGTTTTTAAGGGTTTGGGCTAGACCCCTTATTTCCAGtgaaagataataataatactacagcATACAAAGACTGTGGAACCATTGTATGCTTCTGATGTTGTGGCAACAGGGTAGAACTTTTTCTCTTCCACCATGACTGTGCCCCTGCCCACAAGAGCAGGGTCTGTAAAGACAGGCTTTGATGAGCTCGGGGTGGAAGAACTCCAGCGGTCTgtacagagccctgacctcaaccccaccGAACACCTTTGAGATGGAACTGGAATGTCAGTTTCAACGCATGCAGCTAACAGATGTGACCTACCTCTCAAACGCTTTTTTGACCAATGGGCACATGTGTCTAGATGCAGGGTAAagtcttgtagaaagccttcgcTTAAGAGTGGAGGCTgtgtggagagggtgggggtaactccacacacatgctcatggtTTTGGAATGGGATATCCCACAGGCTCACATAAGAGTGATGGTCAGTTGTCATACTTTAGGCCatatagtgtgtttatatttttttcacgTTTACTGTTCCTGAGTGACTTAATAATACACTAGTGATACACAAGTGCTGTCAGCATGGTAAGTAATCTTAAAAAAATTGATTAATTTGACCATTTACCTTTTGACTCGGTTCAGATTAAGACCTCATCCTGTTTTAACCCATCTTCCTCACACACCTTTTATGTTAACTGTATGCTTAATTGCAGAAGTGTGAGCTTTAAGGACTGAAGAGGAAGCGACGCATGCAGGACCCGTGCCCTGGGAACGCCTGCGTCGGTTGTCTCTTCTGAAAGTTACGTGCAAATGAATATTCCTGTTTGAGAGAGATCATATTTCTCTATATCAAAGTAGCTGATTCCATCTTGTCTTAAATTCTGAGAGGACTctggaaaaataaatgctttcatacatttattaatgtttttttcaataCTCTCCCCTAGTTTGACATGGACAGCAATCAAAACATGCATCCTATAAAAATCCCTTACTGGCCCCTTGGAGAAAGATGCTTACGATAACTTACAGACCAATCTAATCATGCCAGCTAATTATTTTTTGCATAATTCTAACATTTTTAATAGCCAATTTTTtcaatttttgttgtttcatatgtgaatttaatattttatattgttttctaTTATAGCAAAAACATTCTACAATATTTGCTATATTGTATAGCATTTGTAATTAATTAGTTTGTGACCTTGTTTTAACTGCAgtatttttatatgaaatataaacagTTTAAGTTTCAAATCCTTTAAGGGAACAACAGGCTGTGAGGGTGACCAAACAATACTGTAAACTATGGCTAAAGTTCTCAGGGCTTTCGGTGTTGCACAGAAAACCCACTGTTCTCAAACCATGTTTCTCATGTCCTGTGCCTGAATTGTGTTTGGAAAATTGTTTTTACCTgagttattaatttatttatttgaataaagaTCATATCCTGTAGTAGTTTGTGTAaatggttattttttttaaacacattcaaacaaactTTCTACTGGGGGAGAAGAGGCTACTACTAACTCACTATTTTAACGCTTATGAGTATGATGGCAACGAATGGGTTAATTATTAATCCATTTTGCAAATGACATTCCGCAAGCTTTCCCACGGACCTGCATTTATCGCCTAACTTAGGCCAGAGCACTGTGGAGGAAAGTGGCTGTGGATTACGGCCGTCTCCTTCGCTTACCTGGGCCTCGGTCGGCAGCTGCTCTAGTTCTGACTGTGGACCTGCGTTCTTAATCTCTCGTAAGGGATGCAGTGAAATCGGCACACGATACCTGCCATCACCTCCGCTGCACTGACCTCAATGCAGCTGCCAACTCTCTGCAAGCAATGGCTAgcttttggggaaaaaattgGCAAATGTCttatataaatgacatttacacaATTAATACATAATGACAATTAACTACTTGAATCTTGTGCTTGTTAGTCGAGTTAAATCAGGGCTGGAGGTTTTGTGTCCTGCGCAATAAGTTGATGAGCCCATCACCTCTTTCTAGTTCCAGTTCTAAGTAGTGGTTACGATTTAAATAGTTCTCAAATACTGCTCAggtgttttaattaaatatatttccaATTCTGTACAACAGAAAAACCTTGAATAACAAGCAAACAATACACCCCCTCGAAATCAAACTGTTACAATACTGTAACTTTCACAGAATACATGAAGAGCGCTTACAAAAGAACAAGTCCTCACTAGGTCAAGTCTATGCTAGTGTCGACAGTACTCAGTGGTTATGTTAGGCAGTGGATAGCTGAAGAAAGAAAAGTCCAAAATGTACTTAGGCAGAAGTTCCCTCAGCAACTTCTGAGGCACATTGCACAGGTAATAATGCAGCGTTTCCTTGGTAACCGGCTTGTACCACGTCTGCCGTTCAGGGAACCGTATATTCTCAGGCGCCCCTATGCGCTCTAGTACATAAGCTGCATCATTCTCAAGCCTCTCATACGAGCCAATGAAATCAAACTCCATTGCACACGGCTGGCACAGGTTGTACACCGGCATCCAGTGCTCGTTCATACGCTCGGGGTCCTCGTCCAAAAGGTAACGCACGAACTCCGTGAACGTCACGTCGTCCCCGGCTAATTTCGCGTTCTTGGCGTACCCCTTTCGGTACCTCCGCACGATCTCGACTCCATACTTGCGCTGGTACGCCTCGATCTCTCCGAACTTATTGCGGTAAGCGGAGAGCAGACGCGCCATTGGTTCGCGCACGAACATGAACTTGAAGTAGTGTTGCAGTCGATGCTGCACCTCCTCTGGCGAGAAGTCGGCCAAGAAGACCAGGTCCGCGTGGTGGTCCATCTTCACCTTCGTGTCGACGTTTGCCAGCGTACCACTCAAGACCTTTAGCACGCGTTTCCAGTTGGAGCACGCCACCTTGGGCACGTAGCAGTAGAGGAAATGGTGCTTATCGTTCACCAGGACATGCTGCAGGAGTGTCTTCCTCTGCAGTGGGCTGAGGGCCCACACGTTGTGGGGCATGCTCTTCTGTCGGCACATTGCCCTGATCGTGCGGTTACGGATCTCTCTCAAAATCTGCGGGAAAAGACAGCGTTCATCATCAAGGATGCACACAGAAGTGGCAGTCAAATTGGTAGCAAAAGTAGTGGTAGTGAACATTCTGTTGCAgtcaataaatataaatgcttaTGGGAACTCTGAACAGGAGCATGGAAATCTGATTACAAACATCAGCCCAAAATGTGTGGTGCATTTCAGAACTGGTGCATACGGTTGTGTGTTTAAATCCAGGTAAAGCAGGGGTGTCAAGGTCCGGAGTCCTGCAAAGTTTAGCTATTGTTCTGCTCAGATGCACCAACTAAACTTGGCAATTTGTGTTGAATCACGTGTGTATGAAATCATCAAGCCACACTGGCCATCTTGGAACTAGCATTAACCAATTAGTTAAAACATACCTGAGTGGTCAGAAGACGTGACAAGTCATTTTTAGTTGTCATTTGCTAGGTTATAGTCTTGTTTATACTGCATACCTGgtcttttaatttgtttattttgttttgctgttgcaaCTTCATTCTGCCTATTCATTGCTCTGTCATTGAACGGGAGTTATGCTGCCCCTAGTTTTTCATCGCCTAAGGCTGCAAAAATGTCTGGTATTACAGCAGAAGACATTCTACCAGATCTTGGAGCAAAATTTCTACAGGAAAATAATCGTAGGCTGCCTTTGCTCACAGAGGCACTGACTCAGCTGCAGAGAAACTCAACCAATGACACATTCAAAGACCAAAAAGTTCAAGGACATCTGCAACAGCAAAATTGTCAGTATAATCGCTCAGTGGAAAGCCCTAGGTGAAGGGTTCATCTCAGGAAATGAGGCAATAAtgactttctttttcttaaactGGATTTACTGTTCACAAATATTTATGTGGTCCCAACTCAAAGATGACAGAATAACAGACCAAAAACTGTATAAACAAACAGTAGAGTATTTACATTGGGCATTCCACTGCCAGACCCATATGACCTCAtcttcaacacacacaggacagttGCTGCAACACTCATCTTTAAAAATTGTCCATGCTGAAAATGCTACTGGCAGATATCTGTGAGATATATTCTCCTTGTTCCATTCAAATCGCTTAATCCAGTTCAGGGTGCAGCTGGGGGCGGAGCCTATCCCATCAGCCCAGAGGGGAGGACGGGAACCCTGGACAGGGATTGTATTACAGGgcatacaatatttacattttccccCAGAAATTACAAAGTCTCTTCTCAGTCTCACCCATCTATTTCTGTCCTCTGCAGAGGGCATTAGATTTGTGGTTGTATTTTCCAGTTCACTGATATAAGAACGAATCCTGGGATTCCAAAAGCTTCTTTGTGTCTTTGGTGTTAGTTCGACTGTTGTTCGGAAcctgctgttctgtgtttgaCATTGTTCCCTTGTGTTATTTGGTGTACGAGACTGGATTGCCCTTTCTGTATCCCTGCTCGGCGTTCCCttgtataattgtatatattCCATTTGTACATCACACCAGGTGTAGCGTTGACTGCTGTTTACTTTGTAGTTTTGGGGTTTGTAGCTGTTGTGTGGCTAGCCAGGGAgacaggaaagtgtgtgtgtgtgtgtgtgtgtgtatttggtttctctttttgttttgtgtaggGATGCAAGCCACTCCTTGGGTAGTCAGTGTggggtttttatttctttgtttgtttttggttttcagCAAGGGCCATCCCAAAGtctggtgtgtttgtttctgttgtacttcacatttaaacatttatctaTTCATTTCTATGAACCGTTAAGCCTGAGAAATAACCCACAAAGGGCTCCTTCTCTCTTCAGTTTCCCCAGTTCACAGATCCACACTTTCTGTTATTGGCTCAGCTTAGACGGGGTcgaacaccccacacacaacaaCATGACCTGCCACAACCCAGCACAAAGCTCTGGTAACTGCACACTGTACTGAAAAGATGACTTTAGGGTTTactgaaatgcaaaatgtgcttttatttcACTGTAAGTACTGAGTCTGTTTCCTTAGACTAAAGAGAAACAGTCCATCAGAAGGACTTGCAGCTGCTGTTCCCAGCAGATCCTGcagaccacaaacacacagatgtcttCTTACATTGAGGCATTATTTACACTTATGTAGTACCACAGGGAGTGTCATGGTCTTGTCTCCGAGTCCAAGTCCACGTCTGACTGAGCCTTCCCCCGATTCTTTGCCATTCCCTTTTAGGTAGCTGGTTCATGCTACTGTCACCTTCAGTTGGACTGTTAAAGTGGAGTGGACTCAGTTATCTGTAAAGATGTTTTGCAGTAATTGATATGCAAAACATCACTTAAATAGCTtcaatattaaatacatattaataagGTTCTCTGTTCAACTGTGTAATGCAGAGCAGAATATGCCTAACTCAAGATGGATGTATTTGCAGGTTAGGTCAGGCCACTGTAGGTCTTTAGGATGTCATAGAACAGGGAGCTTGGGGTCATTGCAGTCCTCCAGATGTAGGAAGCGGTATCACAAGCCTCCCATTAGGAGAATCAGTAAGTCTGCCACAAGCCACCGCTACACACATGATGTACATGAACATGTGCCCGCAAACAACTCACAATGCTTTTAAACCTAGATGAAATCGAAATCACAGTAGTGTTCTTTGTTGTGGTTTGGACGTTGGGTAGCGGTTCTTGCGAGTAGAGCAGGGTAAAACTAATCAGCCaacatcattaaaatgtattaggCTATAAAGCACCTACTTATGAGTCAACACGCAGTTTGCTACGGACTTTAAAGCTCCTAAAAGTGATTCTAGAACAATTTTGCAGTCGTGGCTGTTAAAACAAAGTCTCTCACAGATGGCCGAAGGATTCTTTGAAACGAGCATTTTAAGAGTCGGTGGTGGCGTATCCAGCTGGACGTCTGACTGAGCCCTACGAACCGCAGACCAACGCTTCAAAGGTGGTAACGTTGGCCGTACATCATAAAACAAGCACTAAACGCATAAGAAAACGACACCAGCGTGCGGACACAGTGTGGCCCGGCCGTGTTACCTCGGACTCCGCGTCCACATCGGGGTCGGGATGCGGGCTCCGGTGGTCCAGAGTCCTGCCGTTGCTCAGCGGCGGCGGAGTCTCCACGTTACTCAGCATTCCCTTCTCAATCATTAGCAGGAGGCCCCCGGACGCCACGATGACTGCGAACGTCAGCACGGAGGGGAGAAGTGCGGAGTGCCGACGGACGGAGGCTTTAGTCGCGGCCGCCCTGAAGCCGAGCACGGAGCTCCTCGCCCCGCCGTCGCCGCCCTGCTTGCGAGGCGCCATGCTGCAGCTTTCGCGTCCACTCCGCCTCGACAGTGCTTCGTTTCTCGACGGAAACAAATGTGAGCACGCATGGAGTCCGTATTAGCGTCCCGGACAAGCTTTCACTGCATAcgtgggggggggagaaaagaATTGGGCGAACATGGatgatgggaaatgtagtacTGGCCAACGGAGTGGAGAAGTTTTAGGAGGCGATGAAGTGACGTTGCATTTTGATGTCTCATAAGGTAGTTATTAAGTAGTACActttaaaaatcaacagaaaaatGAGAATCCAAATAGTGATGTAATTATTCCATATTCCAAATGAAAGTAATTCACAAAACGCGGAGTACATATGAAGCTTTTTTACTTAACATTTGGCATTAGTTTCTCGATACAAGTGCAAACGGCAGAGAAGCAAGATAAAGACTTAAAGAATTGTAATGTGTGATTTTGCAACaacgcccccctccccccaaaaaacaaaacaaaacaacgtTTAGTTCCTGTAGTGTGAAACGCATTACCAATGTACAACATAGTAGCGTCATCATACTGAGAAACAATGGCTCTTGCCCTCATAAAGACGCCAGACCCGCTACGTCGGTCAGCGGACGTGTGGTTTTGCCAAGTTTCCGTAATTCATGTTTCCTTAACGATAATGCTGTTTGATCTCTGCTTGCAACAAAACATGTTGATGAATACACTGCATGAATGAAAttcattttaacacacacacaaacacagagaataGGTGGCCTTGAATATCCTTTTATGATAACCACCAAATCCCTTGCCTCACGCATACTTCATTCTTAACCGTCCATAACGGTTCCATTTTGTCTCTTTTCCCAGCACTAGTGGGACTGAGCAATACTGGAGAAATACTCCAGCATGTCCTGTATGGTAAAGTCCATGGTGATGCCCGATCCAGGGTAGCAGCGGTTTATCAGGCCTTCAAAGTGCTTATACTGGCGGATGAACTCATCCTGCATGGAGTGCCACACCACCTAATGGACAAGATTGGAATTACAAGTGCTATTCAAACTCATTCTTCAGGACTTGTACGTTCTATCTCTACACTTCACACCAAAACTACATATTTTGGATGTGGCTCTACCATTACATAGGGCAAGAACGGGCTATTAAAACGCCAAAGATGATGGTGATATGGAGGCCTAAACATCTGTTTGTCTCACCTGCAGAAGAGACTCTTCCTCACACAGGTGCTTGTCCACCTTCTTGTAGAGGTTGTCCAGGCCCTTTTTCACCTCTTTGCCAGGGTATTCTCTAATCACTTTCCTCAGCTCCTGCTTGCTGAAGGCCAGCTGGTAACTCACTTCCTCTTCACGTACACCCTGAGCCACTCGGGCCTCCACTCCCTCGAAGAAGtgctacagaacacacacacacgtcatctaAACATATACATGCCTATGATACAGTGAGTGTCAATGTCAAACTACTGGAATATCCAGTGAAATTCTTATTTTAATACTAACAAGATATAAGCTAGACTTGACCCGCTTCTACGAGCAGAGCAGGGAAAAACTAATCAGCGAAcaccattaaaatatattagGCTATCatacttttattatatattatagcCTAATGTATTAGGCTATAATCAGCTTCCACGCATTCACCATTAAGCCTTACATTGAGTTTCTCCAGTGGCTGTCCCAGGGAGTTGATGACGTACGACTGAAGATGGTCCAGGTACTTGTGCTTGGCTTCCTTCCTTTCTGCCTCCAGGCAGGAGATCTTCATGCGTGACAGAGTGGAGAAGATGTGGTGGAAGTTCTCCATCATTACCACGTCGCGGGGAGTCTTCTGACTCTCGCTGGCCACTTTCTCCACTGCTCCCAGacagacaagacagacagacagacacaaagacgcCAGTCAGCATTCAAGCCTAAAGCAGCGGCCGGTGCTGCTCTGACTGAACCGGGGGGGCGGGAAGAGTCTCACCGTTCTGGAAGACAGCTTGGATGAGTTTGGCATATGCCTTATCCAGGTCGCCCCGCCTCTCCGCGTTGCGGAAAATGGTCTCTGCCAGCTCGGCAAACTCCTCAAAGCCGGTGACAAAGGGCAGGATTCCCACCTTACTTTTCTTAGAGAtcttcacctcctccatctGCCTGATCTGGCCTGACTAaggaccacacacagacagactcagacaGACTCAGCGCCGGTCTGGAGTACAGCAAGCTCTCTGAGATTGTGCCTGACTATGCAGGTCCACTCAAACTACTCTAGTGGTTTTTTTAGGTTTTGAGATGGAAGTTCTATAGTTTCAGTACTGCCAATATCACCCCTCCCCCGGGCACACGCACAGAGTACTTACTGCTGAACAAAACCACAGATTATCCCCATATCCATGACATTCAAATGCAGAGTTGACTGTTTAGACTCCTGATTTTCCAGGGTCC is a window of Electrophorus electricus isolate fEleEle1 chromosome 3, fEleEle1.pri, whole genome shotgun sequence DNA encoding:
- the chst14 gene encoding carbohydrate sulfotransferase 14, whose product is MAPRKQGGDGGARSSVLGFRAAATKASVRRHSALLPSVLTFAVIVASGGLLLMIEKGMLSNVETPPPLSNGRTLDHRSPHPDPDVDAESEILREIRNRTIRAMCRQKSMPHNVWALSPLQRKTLLQHVLVNDKHHFLYCYVPKVACSNWKRVLKVLSGTLANVDTKVKMDHHADLVFLADFSPEEVQHRLQHYFKFMFVREPMARLLSAYRNKFGEIEAYQRKYGVEIVRRYRKGYAKNAKLAGDDVTFTEFVRYLLDEDPERMNEHWMPVYNLCQPCAMEFDFIGSYERLENDAAYVLERIGAPENIRFPERQTWYKPVTKETLHYYLCNVPQKLLRELLPKYILDFSFFSYPLPNITTEYCRH